The genomic segment TACATAAACATACTTTTCTACTTCTTCCAGAAAATTCCAATACACGTAAATAGTCTATGTTATCATTCCATTGTCCTACTAAAAATTTGTATGTACTTAGTGATAGGGTCCCGTCCCAAGATTTGAGATACCCTATGAAGTCAGAGAAACATTTAAAATGGCATTCCAAAGTTTCCAACTTCCTCAAGCATGCTACTTCCTTTCCTTCAACTGTTACTGGAGCATATTGTCCCTGCACCCAATCATCTAGTGCAAAGACTTGCAGGCGATAAAGTTGAGGTAATATTCCAGGAGGAAACTCCTTTTGACTACATCCATTAAGTTTAAGATATCTGAGGTTGGATAGACAATCCATGTCTTGAGGCACATCTACAAGTACGGTATCACTGAGATCCAACCTCTTCAGTAGCCTAAGCTTTTTTAATGATGGCACATGCCTTAGCTGCTCACAACCTTTGAGCAATAATGCACTAAGATTCTCCAAATCAGAGACAGAATCTGGCAATAATTCAACATTTGTCTCGGACAGATCAAGAACCTTGAGCTTCTTCAAATGCTTGAAAAAAGAATACGCAATAAATCTCAGAGTGTAATTATAGGGTAACAATAAGGTTGAAAGATTGGGACACCTTGGTGAATGGCTAGAAggaatttctttgaatttaccATTTATCCAGGACACTCTTGTAAGAACCTCTTTCCACTTATCCACATCTCGTAATTCTTCGCCAACCATGATTGGAGAGCTCATTCGCAGGATTTGGCAGGCCATGTCCCTAATCAAGCCATGCATCCTGACAGCTCTATAACCATTATAATCATCACAACTTTCCAACAAACAGACATTTTCAAGTTCATTGAGCATCGTATGGCCCTCATCAAATTCTGCTTGCCTGCTATCAATCCCTTCAATTATTCCCTCATCAATCAAATAACCTATCAAGTCCTCCCTACTAATCCCATAATCTTCCGGAAATAACGCACAGTATAAGAAACATTGTTGTTGTGCTAAATCATCTAACTGGTCATAGCTAAACCTCAATGACGGAAATACCTTATCTTTCATGTCCCTAACTtcagattttttcaatttctccaATGTATTCCTCCACTCATGCAGGTCACTCACACCCCTCATGCTTTCTGCCATTGTAATAATTCCCAAAGGTAAACCAGCACATTTCCTTGTAACAGATTTTGCAATTTGCTCAACTTCTGGAGAAATTACTACATCATGTGTAAATCTCTCTCTAAACAAAGTCCAAGCTTCTTCCCAAGGTAGAGGCTCCACTTTGATTTTTTGCAGGCAGCCCATCCCTCGACAAACTTTTAATGATCTAGTTGTAAGAATCAACTTGCATCCCTTCTCTTGGACAGGAATTCCCACCTTCTCTGGATCAAAAGTGTCCCACAGATTGTCCAAAATGAGGAAAGGCTGCCATTTCATTACAAATGCTTCTGAAAGTTCCTGGGCTCTTAGGATCTCGTCGTCTTCATTTGAAAGATGTATACCTAGACATCTAGCAATAAGATTCTGCAATTTATAAATGCTAAAATCTTGAGGTATAGTGATCCAGTAAACATGATGAAAAGTGcctaatgtttttctaagttGATAGTAAACATGTTTCACCAGTGAAGTTTTACCCACACCTCCCATCCCATAAATGCCAATGCGTAAGACTTCATCATTCATTAACCAAGACAAGATGGCATTCTTATTCTCTTCAAATGCTTTACCCGCTAACTCTGAAGAGCTAGTGGGTAACGCGTTTTCTCTAGCATCACTTTTGTTGGGAGTATGGCCACCAGAAGAGCTAGCTTCTGCAACAGGCTTCACTGATCTATCTGTCTTGTTATCTACATTAATTAACCAGTCAGCTCTAATTCTACATTTTTTGTTGACACCCTCCATAGCTAGAAAGGCTGCTTCTTGAACATCCTTAGGCACTTCTCTACAAATCGCAGCACCATGCCCTTTAGTACCTGACCAGTGCCATTTGATCCTTGAAATCGAAGTACGAAACGCAAATAGATGCCCGCAGAACTTACACTTCTTCTTACCAACATCATTCTCCTCAACGTAAGCCTGGAATTGATCATCTGATAAAACCATTTTCTCCTTGTACTTTAGTGTccctataacataaaaaaaaatgtcaaaacattcaataaaatgaaagtttaattaattgcaccaaataaaaaagttgcaTAAATTCTTCAGttcataaaaatagaaaaaaaaaataagcatgatTACATACAAGATAATTTCAAAATAGGACGAGGCAAAGGAAAAAGACTTCGTGCCGTGCCGGCCGATAAGGTGATGTAACTTGGAAGACGTTAATTAGAACAGAAACAGAGGAGCATAGACAGGTTAACTAGCAGCAAACTTCCTCTCTTATCTTCAATTCTGTGTGAGAGGAATAAGGCGGGTTAGAACATGGAATCAAATAGGTCTCTGAAATAATTATAATCTGATCGGATCTTCAACTCCAAACAAAATCTACAAAGCAGGCAGTACTAATTATAGTTGAAagacaataaataaacaaaaaatatgaaacaaatTAGGTTATTGTTTACCTGTACTGATACAGATGTTGTCCAAACTTAAGAGGATGATTTCCAGAACGATCTGAttataaaatctgaaaaaagCAAGGAAGCAAGCACTGCAACTGAAGGGAAAGCGCGAATTGGGAAAGACAGATGTAGGCTGATGTGAAAAGGATGTAGCCCTAGCAGGCAACCCAAGCTAAACGCAATTCTAATTTCAAGCTATtccactattattattattattattattattcacctTCCTAGAAGCTGCCGCCTTGGAGATagactaaatttaaaatataaaaaatatattttaaaattataatatagaaACATATAGAGCCAAACTACTGTTTGTTTTTTCggttaaactaattaaaaacttGGTTGCGTTGTGTGTGTGCTGGTGGTATTGAAAAACGgtgattgaagaaaaataaatactttgtGTTTGTATGGTGATTTATTACTGGAGTAAACTAAAAACTCAATCTAGCCCCAATGTCTTTTTTCATTACAAATTGAtcccttttgattttattgattttacctCAGATTTAATGGACATTCAATAAATTTATCCCTTAAGTTAATTAAGTATTAGTTTGTATTCCTGCGCTACGCCACATTGTGAGaaacaaataaactttaaaCGCAAAACAAAAAATGTCCGAAATTGTTTATTACTGTTATGAAatctaaaattacatttttttttcaatcattataatttttttattattgtatttcttgttaattttgttgAACACATGGTTTTTAACCATTGTTTCTGTTATAAaacaatgattttattattgataatgcAATTTTAAGACAAATATGTGATTGAAATCTACAAACATcacaaacataataaaattatgttaaaaatatatttaaaaatttcaagaataaaaaacaagtattgGAATTGAATTATTATGAACAATTTATCATTGGCATTTGTATATCATATACATGATATcctgaaaataattattaaaattcaaatatcaatttatgAAAAGTAtttatgatcatgttaaaaatggAAAGCAagtgaattttataatttttttcaaaatacaaaaaaaataaaaataagtttggcCTATAGCAGCAGGCTAAATACACATGAGGATCTAGAAGTCATGTCATCTACTAA from the Populus nigra chromosome 9, ddPopNigr1.1, whole genome shotgun sequence genome contains:
- the LOC133703785 gene encoding probable disease resistance protein At4g27220, with the translated sequence MVLSDDQFQAYVEENDVGKKKCKFCGHLFAFRTSISRIKWHWSGTKGHGAAICREVPKDVQEAAFLAMEGVNKKCRIRADWLINVDNKTDRSVKPVAEASSSGGHTPNKSDARENALPTSSSELAGKAFEENKNAILSWLMNDEVLRIGIYGMGGVGKTSLVKHVYYQLRKTLGTFHHVYWITIPQDFSIYKLQNLIARCLGIHLSNEDDEILRAQELSEAFVMKWQPFLILDNLWDTFDPEKVGIPVQEKGCKLILTTRSLKVCRGMGCLQKIKVEPLPWEEAWTLFRERFTHDVVISPEVEQIAKSVTRKCAGLPLGIITMAESMRGVSDLHEWRNTLEKLKKSEVRDMKDKVFPSLRFSYDQLDDLAQQQCFLYCALFPEDYGISREDLIGYLIDEGIIEGIDSRQAEFDEGHTMLNELENVCLLESCDDYNGYRAVRMHGLIRDMACQILRMSSPIMVGEELRDVDKWKEVLTRVSWINGKFKEIPSSHSPRCPNLSTLLLPYNYTLRFIAYSFFKHLKKLKVLDLSETNVELLPDSVSDLENLSALLLKGCEQLRHVPSLKKLRLLKRLDLSDTVLVDVPQDMDCLSNLRYLKLNGCSQKEFPPGILPQLYRLQVFALDDWVQGQYAPVTVEGKEVACLRKLETLECHFKCFSDFIGYLKSWDGTLSLSTYKFLVGQWNDNIDYLRVLEFSGRSRKVCLCNFNINWNQSSPFFPCDIQELVILRCTDAGSLCDVLSLQYAIELECIEIQLCDRMESLLSSSWFCSTPLPLPSDGIFSHLKDFHCYGCSSMKKLFPLALLRNLANLELISVEECHKMEEIIATSVDWVVGEESSSSCSSSEFDLPNLRRLNFVYLPKLKSICSAKLICGSLQKIRVRDCPKLKRIPIYLPVLDNGQPCPPPSLEEIDVDPKEWWESVEWDHPNTKDVLLPFVVVGDGSRVSDCLKKMKTKEET